The Streptomyces kanamyceticus DNA segment CCACCTTGATCAATGCCGTAAAACAGGGCCCAGCCGCCCAGAAATGGGAGTGAAACATTCCATACATAACAGAGAAAGGCTCACTACATAATTCCGCGGGATCGCAGGGGGTGCCTCTGCCTACTTCCCCGGCCAATCGCCTTAATGCGCAACCGACTTGAGACGCCTTCGCGATCGGAGCCGTCCACCGGACCCTCTCTCCCCTCCACGTTTTCCTCACGTGACGCACATCTCACACCGGAGAGGATTCTGCTGTCCCGGGATTCCGGCCCGTATCACGCGGCAGCGGTGCCTGAGCTGGAGGTGGCGCTGGTGCCCGGCGGCGAGGAGGTGTGACTGCGGATGTCCACCGACCGCTCCAGCGTTGCCGTCTGGACCATCTAGCGGCAGAGGCCGCGACCGCCTCGGTCACGCCCAACTCGTCGCCCTCGCCCACCTCCCGGTGCGACACGCGCGGTAGCGGACCGGCCTGCGATGATGGCAGCGTGCCAGAACCAGGGACCACTGCCGTCGTCATTGTCCTGCCCGATGCCGCCCCGCTCCTCGATGCGGCGTGGCGTATCGACCCGGCTCTGGTGCGTCGTGGGGTGCCGGCGCACGTCTCGCTCCTCTACCCGTTCGTGCCGGAATCGGCGCTGACGGATCAGGACGAGAGGGGCGTGCGCGCCCTGGCTGCGAGTTTTCCGGCAGCTGATCTGCTCTTGGAGGAGGTCGTGACGGCGCCCGGCTTCGTCGCCGTCGCCGTTCCGGGACTCCAGACGATCGTCGACGCGTTCCGCACCCGGTGGCCCGGGTCGCGCCCGTACAAGGGCCGTTTCGGGGCGCAGCCCGCCGCCCATGTCACGGTCGCCATGGGTGCGGACAACCCGACAGCTGCCGCCCATGTCCGCGCCGCGATCGGCAGCCTGCTGCCGCTGCGCACCCGTGCGACGGCGGTCCAGCTGGTGGTGCTGACGGAGGAAGGCTGGCAGCCCCGGCTCACCGTGCCGCTCGGCGTCCCGGACGGGCCGTAGACACCGCCCGCCAGCCCCTCGCCCCTGACCACGAACGCAACCCGAGGGCGGGCACGGGCAGGACTGGACCCGGAAAACGTCGGCCGACTTCGGGTGAGGGTGAGGTCGGGTGAGGAGTGCTCCCCGCTCAGCGGCGGCCGGTGGCCAGGACGACGAGGAACTGGCCGCCGCCCGCCTCGATTCCGGCGGTCACCGGCACTCCCGGCAGCAGCCGGGAGAACCGGTCCACCAGCCAATCCGCCGCCTCTTGGGCGTCCTTCCTGGTCGGACAACGGCCCACCATCTCGCGGCCCCCCTTGCGCGCCAGCCTGTCGGCAACGGCGATCAGCGGCGCGGGTTCGACCACGTACAGGCGGTCCGGCCAGGCGATGACCACCTTGACCGCGCCCTTGCGGCTATTGCACCCGCGGTGCGCGAGCCGCTCGGCGACCTTGGCCTTACGGTCGGTGGTCCGGCTGTCGACGCTGGGCCCCCGCGGGTCGTTCACCGACTCGTCGGGGTCGACCGGTTCGTCACACACCCAGCACCGCCAGCCGTCGCGCTCGGCCACATCATCAAGAAGACTCATCCGGGCAAATTAGCCTGCCCTGCCGCCACCCGCGCACCCAGGGTCAGGACTCCTACACCTTGGTCGCCCGGTCGTACGCGGCTACCGCCCGTTCGAGGAACGTCGCCACCGTGGCCTGCTCCTGAGCCGTCATGGACTCGGTGATCTCGCCGATGCCCGCGACAAGGGGCTCGACGTGTTCGAAGGCGGACTCCTCCCAGTGCTCCGTCGGTGTCACCAGCACCTTGCGCCGGTCGCTGGGGTGGGGCCGACGGCTCACGTGCCCGCCGTCGACCAGGCGGTCGATCACCAGCGTCATCGCCGCCGTCGACGTACTGAGTTCGCGTGCCAGTTCGCTCGGCGTCACCGGTCCGGCGCTGACGAGGTGGTCCATCACCGCGAGCCCGGCGGGATCGACGTGCATCTGCCTGCCCTGGTACCGCTCGAACCGCTGCTGGCAGCGGATCAGGTTCCTCAGTTGCTCCCGGATGGGGCTCTCCGGCGCGGTCGCGGACCGGGGATCGGTGGGCTGGTCGACAGTCATGGCGTGGAAGCTGCTCCTGGATCGCTAAAGGCGTTGGCAACCATGATGCGTGAGATCTTCAGGCCGTAGGGGGGCAGGTTCTCGGCCCGCTCGGCGAGAACGGGTGTCACACCGCGACGCCTTGCTCCGCACCAGGGGCGGAACCACCGTCAGCGGCAGCGGCGTTGACCCCGTGCTGCTCCTCCTCGGGCCGCCCCTGCTTCGGCAGCAAGAAGGTGATGGCCAAGAACACCACCAGCAGACACGCCTGGACGATCAGCGCGTGGTGGAAGCCCGTGGTGAAGTCGCCCGTCTTGGCCTGTGCGAAGAACACCGAGCCGAAGACCGCCACGCCGATGGAGCCGCCGATGGCCTGTACGGCGGACAGTACGCCGGAGGCGGAGCCGATCTCGTCGTCGTCGACCGCGGCGAGGATGAAGCTGAACAGGGCGGCGATCACCATGCCCGCACCGATACCGGCCACCGCCACACCAGGGGCGATGTCCCAGATCGAGAACGAACCGGCGCTCAGACCGTCGAGCTCGAACCAGAGCAGCACCGCACCGGCGAGCTGGATCAGCGGCCCGGCCTGGAGGACCCTGCGGCCGATCTTGTCGGCGAGGAAGGCGCCGCTGACCGCGCCGCCGATCGCCGTGCCCACCGCGAGCGGCAGGTTGCCGAGGCCCGCGTCCCCGGCGCTGAAGTGCTGGCCGATCTGCAGGAACAGCGTGAGTACGAGCTGGGTGCCGATCAGCCCGCCGAAGAACAGGGCGATGCCGCCGAGCCCGATGGTGAAGGCGGGCTTGCGCAGCAGGCCCGGGGTCACCAGGGGCTCGCGGCCCGCCGCGGCGGTGCGGCGCTGCTGGAGGGTGAACAGGCCGAACCCGACGACCGAGGCGGCCATGCACAGCCAGGTCCACAGCGGCCAGCCGTCCTCCTGGCCCTGGTTCAGCGGCAGCACCAGCAGGGCGCAGGACGCCACGATCAGGCCCGCGCCGACCATGTCGACCCGCACGGTGCGGTCGCCCCGCCTCTTCGGGACGAACCTCGCCGCGATGGCCAGGGCCGCGAGGCCGATGGGCAGGTTGATCAGGAACACCGAGCGCCACCCGAGGCCGAAGAAGTCGCCCTCGATGAGGAAGCCGCCCAGGACAGGGCCGATGATGCCGCCCAGGCCGAGCACGGGGCCGAAGATCGCGAAGACCTTGGTGAGCTCGGGTCCGGAGAAGTTCTCGCGCAGCAGGCCCAGGCCCTGCGGGAGCAGCATCGCCCCCGCGGTGCCCTGGAGCAGCCGGAAGGCGATCAACGACTCGATGTTCGGCGACAGCGCGCACAGCAGTGAGCTCAGCGTGAAGGCCGCGAGGCCGGTCAGGAACATCCGGCGCCGCCCGTAGCGGTCACCGAGCCGACCGCCCAGAACCAGGCCCGCGCCCAGGGTGAGGGCATAGCCGCCGATCACCCACTGCAGACCTACGGAACTGGCACCGAGGGACTTCTCCAGCGCGGGACCCGCGACGTTGACGATCGACGCGTCCAGGAGATCCATGACCTCCGCGACGATCATCACCACCAGGATCAGCCATCGCCACCGGTACGGCTCGGTGGTCCTGGTCGGGTCGTCGCTACTCATTTTACCTCAGATTGTTGGTTACCAATATTCTTAGCGATATTGAGAGTAACCAGCACCCCGTGGATGTCAACCGCACTCCGAAACCGAGCGGCGCACCTGCGGCATCGCAGCGCCTCACTGTGCGACTCCGGCGCGTTCGGTCGGGCGTCGCCAGGCGCGGTCCAGGTCGCGTGCCTGGGGAGTCCGACAGGGCAGCGCCGTCGTCGTCGAGCGCTTCGGCCGCTACCGGAAGAGCAAGCGCAGTCGACCAGTGATGTCCCGCCCGTGCACAAGCCGTTGCGGGAGGGCACGGTCCATCTCGGCAGGACTCCCGGCGGGCGCTCGGTCGCCGTCAAGGTCATCCAGCGGGAGTTGGCCGCCGATCCCGAGTTCCGTCGACGATTCGCCCGCGAGATCGTCGCCGCGAGCGAGGTCAGCGGGTTCTCCACCGCCGCCGTGGTCGCCGCCGACGCTCAAGGTGACCCGCCCTGGCTGGTCACCGAGTACATTCCCGGCCCGTCGCTGCACGGCGCCCTGCCCGCCAAGACCGTCCAGACCCTGGCCATCGGCATCGCCGAAGCCCTCGACGGCACCGCCATCACCCGTACCGATCACGTCGTGGGCACCCGGGGCTTCCTCGCGCCCGAGCAGCTCACCGGAGCGCCGGTCACCTTCGCCACCGACCTCTACGCCTTCGGCATGGTGCTCTGCCACGCCGCCGTCGGGCGACGTCTGGCTGCCGCCTCTCGTACGCACGCTGGTCGATCTGCACAACCAGCCTGTTCAGTCGGCGGGTTGACGACAGTCGGGCCGTACCGGACCGGACCTGGTCCCGCATCCCCGTCGCGGAGGCTCCTCACGCCTGCGGAGCCGTCTGCGGTCGCCAGATCCATGGCGTGGTGTCGGGCGACATTCCCACCACCGACAAGGGGCGTCCGCGCGGGGTCAGGAGCGAGGGTGTGCCCACGGTGGCCTCGGGGCCCGGGGCGGTCAGGGGGCGGGCCGCGGCGGCCGTTCCGAACTGGAGCTGTGCCTGGCCGTCGTCGTCCAGGCCGAGCAGTACCGGCACGGCCTTTCCGCCGCCGGGTTCCGTGGCCAGCTGCGCGGTGACGGGCGCGTAGCCGGTGAAGTGCGGCAGCGGAGTACCGGCCAGATCGGCCGAGGGGCCGTACGCGTACGGCGTCGCCGCGGCCTGGGTGCGGTAGATCAGGGCGATGTGTCCGTCCGGTTCGAGCACCGCGGCGGGCGCCCCGGCCGGGGCCCGTCCGCCCACCGGTGGGCGGACGGTGACCGGTCCGCCCGGCCGGGCCTGGGACCAGTGGTGCACGGCGTCGTGTCCCGCGGCGTAGACATGTATCCGTCCCGTCGTATCGAGCACGACGGTCAGTCCGTCCTGGACCTGTCCGCCGCCCAGGTGGTGCCAGGGGCCCCATCGGCCCGAGGCCTCTCGGACGCGTGTGGCCAGGTCCTGGGCGGCCGTGCGGGCGAAGAGGTGGACGCGGTGGTCCGGGGTGGCCACGGCCACCGGGCAGCCGACCCGCCGTCCCCGCTCGGCACCGGCGTCCGGCGTGCCGAGCCGCCGCCAGGGTCCGAAGGGCCCGTCGGGTTCGCGTTGCTCCAGGACGACGATCTCCCGCGTGTCGGCGCGGCCTTGGCCGTCGAGGGCGGCGAAGCGGAGCCCGAAGAGCAGGTGGCGCGCGGCCGCGTCGACCACGGCGGACAGGACCGGCGCCAGCGGTCCGCCCCCGAGGTTGCGCGGGGTCCCGAAGCGTGCGCTACCGGGGACAGTTTCCCGCCAGCGGACGGCCTGGGTGCCGAGCACTCCGTAGGCGACGGTCCGGCCCGCGCGGTCGGTGGCCGACACGGGCAGCGGTCCCGGGTAGCGCGGATGCGTGCTGCGCGCCCAGCCCTTGCGGCTGGTGAGGGCGTGGGTGCCGCCCTGGCTGTAGTCGCCGCAGCCCGCGTAGTCGTGGCACTCCCACCCCGGGGCGCCCCCGTACGCCGCGATGTAGCGAGCTTTCCGCGCGAGGACGGCGGGTGGCAGGTTGTACGGCCAACGCTGGTTGTAGTAGCCGCGGAAGGCCATCGTGGTGAAGCGCGGGGCGTGCCCGTCGCGCCGGTCGCACTCGGCCACCCACTGGGACAGCGCCTTCCAGGTGAACAGGGCCGTCGGGGTGTGGTCGCGGTGATCGGAGAACCGCGGCTGGTCGTTGCCCCTCGGGTGGCGCGCGTCGTGCGCCTGGTAGTCGGGATCGGGGTCCATGGTGTGGACGACGGTGGGCCGGAAGGCGGCCATCAGCCCGGCGAGCACGTCGACCAGGGTCCGGTGGTCGTAGGTGTACGCCAGGGAGTCCGGGGAGTCGGTCGCCTCCACGGTGCGCATGACCGTGCCCGGGGTGTCCCACAGGGCGGGCAGGCGCACACCCCCGGCACCGCGCATGGCGATGTTGAGGAAGACCAGCCGCGCCCTGCGGTCGCCCGCCGCGAGCTCGTCCGTCTCCGCCCTCGCGCCGTGCGACAGGGCCAGGACCGTGCGCTGCCAGGGGGTGAAGCGGTCCAGGCCGAGCATCTCCGCGTACGCCTGCCGCATGCCTTGTTGCCGGGCGCCGGAGTAGCCCGGCTTGTCGGTGACCACCGGGGCGAGCTGGTGGGGCACGCGGTTGCGGCCCCCGGCCTCCCCCGCCGTGACCACGACGGTGACCACCGGCACGCCCGCGGAAAGGAGTTGGTGGCACTGGGGGTTCATGAAGAACAGGTCGTCGTCGGGGTGGGCGATGACTTGCAGCAGCAGGCCCTTCCCCGCCGCGGCGAAGGGACCGGTCGCGTACGGATCGACGGCGTGGACCGGCGCCTTCGGGCCACCGGGACGCCCGCCGAGGTCGCACCCCGCGACCGTGACACCGGCGAGGACGCCGAGGGCGCCCGCGAGCACCTGGCGACGTGTCGCCGCGTACGGCGGACTCACCCTTTGCTCAAGAAGTCTTCGGGCCTCTCGGGCATGGATACAGGAATCCTGTCGGCATTCCGCTGCCGGGCGCGCGCATTTCCCGAATGGATGGCCCAGCGTGCGATCAGGAACGAGAACGGTGTGGCGAGTACGCCTGCGACCAGCGCCGTGATGTTCTTCCCCGTCCCCAACGAGTGCACGCCGAGGAAGAGGAGCGCACCGCTGAACACCATATTGACGAGGCTCGAAAGCGGGAAACGGAAGAAAGCCTGCCAGGTCGGCCGCATACGGCAGGTGAGATAGGTGTTCAGGAGGAAGGAACCGACGACACTTACCGCGAATCCGATGACATGCGCGAAAAGATAGGGGATCCAGCGGTTGAGCGAGACGTACACGCCCATGTATACGGCCGTGTTGACGATTCCGATCGCCCCGAAGACGAGGAACTGCCGCAGCGTGCGCAGTCCGGCGCGTCCGGGAACGGGGACCTTCGGCCGCACGGCGGCCGGGCCCATCAGGGGCGGCGGGCTGCTTCCCGCGGCGGGGACGGCGCCCGCCCGGTGCGCGCTCTCGTCGGTCTCGCGCACCACGTAGAGCGGGCGGCGTTTCGTCTCTCCGTAGATGCGGCCGACGTATTCGCCGATGACGCCGAGCGTCGCGAGCTGGATGCCCCCCAGGGCCACGATGGCGATCAACAGGGTGGCGAATCCCGGCACTTCCGCCCCGTGCGCGACGACCACCGCGGCGATCCACAGCGCGTACGCGAACGCCGCGAAGGCGAGGGCGAGTCCGACGTAGATGACCAGCCGCAGCGGGCGGCTGTTGAACGAGATGAGGCCGTCGATACCGTAGTTGAGGAGGCGTCGGCCGCCCCATTTCGAACGCCCGGCGGCGCGGCTGACGTTGTGATAGCTGAAACTGACCGTGTCGAAGCCGATCCAGGAGAAGATCCCCTTGGAGAACCGGTTGGCCTCCGGCAGTGCGAGCACCGCGTCGACGGCCCGGCGCGACAGGAGCCTGAAGTCGCCCTCCCCGTCGACGACATCGACATCCATGCACCGGCCCATGGCGCGGTAGTACGCCGAACTGGCGGCCCTGCGCAGCACCCCCTCGCCCGAGCGGTCCCGGCGGGCGACCACCTGGTCGTACCCGTGGTGCCGCAGTTCCAGCATGCGGTGCAGAAGCCCGGGCGGATGCTGCAGGTCGGCGTCCATGAGGGCCACGGCGGCGCCGCGTGACATGCGCAGTCCCGCGAGCATGGCCGCCTCCTTGCCGAAGTTCCGGCTGAAGGACAGGTAGCGCACGCGCTGGTCCGCGGCGGCGAGGGCGCGCAGCTGGGCACGGGTCGAATCGCGGCTTCCGTCGTCGACGTAACAGATCTCGAAAGATCGCCGCGTCTCGCCGAGCACCCACATCAGCGCACAGTGAAAGGTATTGATCACCTCTTCCTCGTTGAAACACGGCACAACGACCGAGATCTGGCACTCTTCCATTCGCCCCCCAGCGGGTGTGAGTGCGACCTTGCCGACCGCGGCCACCACGATTCCCCATTTCCTTAAGGTGTCTTCAAGGAGAAGGTAAGAAAATGCCGTGCGTCGACGTGAGATCTGTACGCTCGAGGACGCGAGGAGAGAGGCTCTTCTTTCATCGGACCGATGGAGAAGGAGGAGCAGCCTGTGGTGCAAGCGCCGGAAAAGGCTGTCCAGAGCCAGCGCACCGGAGGCGTTCCGGATACCCGTGCGATGTGGCGGCGGGCCCCCGCGTGGCCGGGGCTCCTCTCGCTCCTGCCGCTCGCCGTGTTCGCCTTCGCGGTGTGGAACGCCCGGTGGGTGCGCCCCGGCGGGGACGACTGGTGCTTCCTGCCGGTGGTGCGCGACGGCGGACTCTCCGCGATGGTGCGGAAGTTCTACCTCCAGGACAACGGACGCATCGTCAACGCCGTGCTGGTGTGGCCCTACGCGCGGTTCGGCGAAGCGGGCCAGCAGTGGTTCGCCCCCGTCAGCGGCGTGCTCGTCCTCGCGCTCCTGTGGGCCCTCGTCGCCGCCGCGCTGCGCGCGGCGCACGGCACGCCCCCGCGGGGCGTCCCGCTCCTGGTGGCGTCCATGGTGACGGCCTTGTTCCTGTTCGGCTCGCCCAACACGTACAAGACGTTCTACTGGCCTGCCGCCTCCGTCTCGCACACCCTGCCCCCGGTGTTCGCCTGCGCGGCGGCCGTCCCCGTCCTGCGCGCGGCGTCCCGGCGGGCGAAGGCCCTGGCCCTGCTGATCGTCGCCGTCACAGGCGCGTGCCTGGGTCTCCTCTCGGAGGAGACCTCCGTCGTCGCCTCGGTCACCCTGACGTGCGCGCTGCTGGTGAGCGGCCGCGCCTTCCCGCGCGCACGCCGTCGCTTCCTCCGCGCGTGCTGCGCCGCCGGGATCGCGGGCATCGTCATCGGCAGTCTGATCCTCTATACGTCCCCGGGCGCGCTGCACCGGCGGGAGCGCAAGCACGCGTCGACGATGCTCACCGCCGACTCACTCCTCGCCTCACTGCGCGGATTCGGCGAGATCATCTCCCAACTCCTGACGTCCTGGCCGTACTTGGGAGCCATCGCGGTGGGGGTCGTCCTCGGCCTGGTGAACCGCGTCCCCCCGGGCCGTCCCGCTCGCGGCCGCACGGACGCACTGGTGGCCGGGGCGGGCATCGGCGCGCTGCTCGTCTCCGGCTATCTCTGCACGGTGATCACCTACCCCGTCTTCGGGGAACAGGTGGTGACGTCGACACGGCTGTGGAACGACTACCTGCTGCTCTACATCCTGCTCCTCGTGTACGCCGGTACCCTCACCGGTCGCGCCCTGCGGGGCCGGGTCCGGCGCAACGGGCCGGTCCTGGCCGCCGGTTCGGTGGTGTGCGCCGCCGTCTGCGTCGCCCTCACCGTGTCGCTCGGGGGCCTCGAATCCGGCATGATCACCCGCGCCCACGGCTGGGACCTTCAGAATCGCTGGATGCGGAGCCAGGCCGCGACCGGCAGGCAGGTCCTGCCGTACGAACGGCTGCCGCTCAGCAAGATGACCGAGCCGTTCCGCCACGGCGGCCGCGCCACGTGGCCCGCCTCCTGCATCGCCGACTACTACCAGGTGCGGCGCATCACTCAGGCTTCCGAGCTGCCCTGACCCGCGGGACGAGTCCGCTCACTCCGCCAAGCCGTAGAAGTGCATGGGTGAGTTCGGCGTGAAGCCGATGCGCGGGTAGACGGGGGCCCCGGCGACGGTCGCGTGCAACGTGGCGCGGGTCAGCCCGGTGGCTCGGGCGCCCTCGTGCAGGGCCTTGCGCGTGACCGCCTCGCCGTAGCCCTTGCGCTGCCACCGCGGGTCCGTGGCGACGAAGGCGACGAAGAGGCGGCCCGCCGCTTCGACCGTGGCGGCGCACGCCACCGGGACGTCGCCCCGCATGGCCAGGTAGGCGTGCATCTCGTTCTTCCAGTACGCGGATCCGACCAGGCCGTCGCGGCCTTCCTCCAAGGGGAGCCCGTAGGCATGTGACTGGAGGTCCGCGTAGGCCCGCAGGTGCTCGTCGGTGCTCACGCGCACGAACGTCAGGTCGGGGTGGACCGGGTCGGGGACGGGCAGCAGGTCTCCGGCCATGCCCGTGCCGGGGAAGGCGTGCCGCAGGCCCGCCTGTTCGGCTGCCGGGGCCAGCGCGGTGCGCGCCTCCTCGTCGAGGAGGTCCTCGAAGAGCCACAGGAGGCCCGGGTGCTTCTTCGCGCGCATGATGTCCGCCGCCTGGCCCAGGCGCCGTGCGACGAGATCGGCTCCCGCTCCCGGCTCGGTCAGGGTGATGCAGTTGTAGAACGAGAATCGGCAGTCGGCCCAGCGGACGGAGATGCCGGGGAGGTCGCGCACGTCCGCGTCCGCGGCGCGGTCGAGTACCAAGGCGCGCCAGGCCACGGTGAGTTGCTGCGCCGATTCGATGGACTCCGTGAGGTCGGTCACCGTACTCCCATGGGGCGTTGAGGTCGTCGAGAGGGCGGCATGTGGTGTCGCCCCCATCAGATGATGCCCTCGTACTGCTTGTCCTCGGTGGGAGAACTGGAGCGGGGCACGTGGTAGGAGTCGCGTCCGAAGCGCCGCCACAGGGCGGCGATGAGGAAGGCCACCACGACGGCGACGGGCGTGTAGTTGAAGGTGGTGGCGGTGACCGGGCTGCTCTGCGGCAGCAGGAACAGCACCGTGACCGCGGCCGCCCACACCACCGCGACCCAGCCGATCGGCCGGCTCCAGCGGCCCAAGTTCC contains these protein-coding regions:
- a CDS encoding MFS transporter, giving the protein MSSDDPTRTTEPYRWRWLILVVMIVAEVMDLLDASIVNVAGPALEKSLGASSVGLQWVIGGYALTLGAGLVLGGRLGDRYGRRRMFLTGLAAFTLSSLLCALSPNIESLIAFRLLQGTAGAMLLPQGLGLLRENFSGPELTKVFAIFGPVLGLGGIIGPVLGGFLIEGDFFGLGWRSVFLINLPIGLAALAIAARFVPKRRGDRTVRVDMVGAGLIVASCALLVLPLNQGQEDGWPLWTWLCMAASVVGFGLFTLQQRRTAAAGREPLVTPGLLRKPAFTIGLGGIALFFGGLIGTQLVLTLFLQIGQHFSAGDAGLGNLPLAVGTAIGGAVSGAFLADKIGRRVLQAGPLIQLAGAVLLWFELDGLSAGSFSIWDIAPGVAVAGIGAGMVIAALFSFILAAVDDDEIGSASGVLSAVQAIGGSIGVAVFGSVFFAQAKTGDFTTGFHHALIVQACLLVVFLAITFLLPKQGRPEEEQHGVNAAAADGGSAPGAEQGVAV
- a CDS encoding 2'-5' RNA ligase family protein; translated protein: MPEPGTTAVVIVLPDAAPLLDAAWRIDPALVRRGVPAHVSLLYPFVPESALTDQDERGVRALAASFPAADLLLEEVVTAPGFVAVAVPGLQTIVDAFRTRWPGSRPYKGRFGAQPAAHVTVAMGADNPTAAAHVRAAIGSLLPLRTRATAVQLVVLTEEGWQPRLTVPLGVPDGP
- a CDS encoding GNAT family N-acetyltransferase, giving the protein MTDLTESIESAQQLTVAWRALVLDRAADADVRDLPGISVRWADCRFSFYNCITLTEPGAGADLVARRLGQAADIMRAKKHPGLLWLFEDLLDEEARTALAPAAEQAGLRHAFPGTGMAGDLLPVPDPVHPDLTFVRVSTDEHLRAYADLQSHAYGLPLEEGRDGLVGSAYWKNEMHAYLAMRGDVPVACAATVEAAGRLFVAFVATDPRWQRKGYGEAVTRKALHEGARATGLTRATLHATVAGAPVYPRIGFTPNSPMHFYGLAE
- a CDS encoding MarR family winged helix-turn-helix transcriptional regulator; its protein translation is MTVDQPTDPRSATAPESPIREQLRNLIRCQQRFERYQGRQMHVDPAGLAVMDHLVSAGPVTPSELARELSTSTAAMTLVIDRLVDGGHVSRRPHPSDRRKVLVTPTEHWEESAFEHVEPLVAGIGEITESMTAQEQATVATFLERAVAAYDRATKV
- a CDS encoding glycosyltransferase encodes the protein MEECQISVVVPCFNEEEVINTFHCALMWVLGETRRSFEICYVDDGSRDSTRAQLRALAAADQRVRYLSFSRNFGKEAAMLAGLRMSRGAAVALMDADLQHPPGLLHRMLELRHHGYDQVVARRDRSGEGVLRRAASSAYYRAMGRCMDVDVVDGEGDFRLLSRRAVDAVLALPEANRFSKGIFSWIGFDTVSFSYHNVSRAAGRSKWGGRRLLNYGIDGLISFNSRPLRLVIYVGLALAFAAFAYALWIAAVVVAHGAEVPGFATLLIAIVALGGIQLATLGVIGEYVGRIYGETKRRPLYVVRETDESAHRAGAVPAAGSSPPPLMGPAAVRPKVPVPGRAGLRTLRQFLVFGAIGIVNTAVYMGVYVSLNRWIPYLFAHVIGFAVSVVGSFLLNTYLTCRMRPTWQAFFRFPLSSLVNMVFSGALLFLGVHSLGTGKNITALVAGVLATPFSFLIARWAIHSGNARARQRNADRIPVSMPERPEDFLSKG
- a CDS encoding PIG-L family deacetylase, with product MSPPYAATRRQVLAGALGVLAGVTVAGCDLGGRPGGPKAPVHAVDPYATGPFAAAGKGLLLQVIAHPDDDLFFMNPQCHQLLSAGVPVVTVVVTAGEAGGRNRVPHQLAPVVTDKPGYSGARQQGMRQAYAEMLGLDRFTPWQRTVLALSHGARAETDELAAGDRRARLVFLNIAMRGAGGVRLPALWDTPGTVMRTVEATDSPDSLAYTYDHRTLVDVLAGLMAAFRPTVVHTMDPDPDYQAHDARHPRGNDQPRFSDHRDHTPTALFTWKALSQWVAECDRRDGHAPRFTTMAFRGYYNQRWPYNLPPAVLARKARYIAAYGGAPGWECHDYAGCGDYSQGGTHALTSRKGWARSTHPRYPGPLPVSATDRAGRTVAYGVLGTQAVRWRETVPGSARFGTPRNLGGGPLAPVLSAVVDAAARHLLFGLRFAALDGQGRADTREIVVLEQREPDGPFGPWRRLGTPDAGAERGRRVGCPVAVATPDHRVHLFARTAAQDLATRVREASGRWGPWHHLGGGQVQDGLTVVLDTTGRIHVYAAGHDAVHHWSQARPGGPVTVRPPVGGRAPAGAPAAVLEPDGHIALIYRTQAAATPYAYGPSADLAGTPLPHFTGYAPVTAQLATEPGGGKAVPVLLGLDDDGQAQLQFGTAAAARPLTAPGPEATVGTPSLLTPRGRPLSVVGMSPDTTPWIWRPQTAPQA
- a CDS encoding DUF6056 family protein, whose translation is MQAPEKAVQSQRTGGVPDTRAMWRRAPAWPGLLSLLPLAVFAFAVWNARWVRPGGDDWCFLPVVRDGGLSAMVRKFYLQDNGRIVNAVLVWPYARFGEAGQQWFAPVSGVLVLALLWALVAAALRAAHGTPPRGVPLLVASMVTALFLFGSPNTYKTFYWPAASVSHTLPPVFACAAAVPVLRAASRRAKALALLIVAVTGACLGLLSEETSVVASVTLTCALLVSGRAFPRARRRFLRACCAAGIAGIVIGSLILYTSPGALHRRERKHASTMLTADSLLASLRGFGEIISQLLTSWPYLGAIAVGVVLGLVNRVPPGRPARGRTDALVAGAGIGALLVSGYLCTVITYPVFGEQVVTSTRLWNDYLLLYILLLVYAGTLTGRALRGRVRRNGPVLAAGSVVCAAVCVALTVSLGGLESGMITRAHGWDLQNRWMRSQAATGRQVLPYERLPLSKMTEPFRHGGRATWPASCIADYYQVRRITQASELP